A window of the Arachis duranensis cultivar V14167 chromosome 5, aradu.V14167.gnm2.J7QH, whole genome shotgun sequence genome harbors these coding sequences:
- the LOC107488454 gene encoding uncharacterized protein LOC107488454 isoform X1 encodes MGQAFRKLFDAFFGNSEMRVVMLGLDAAGKTTILYKLHIGEVLSTVPTIGFNVEKVQYKNVIFTVWDVGGQEKLRPLWKHYFNNTDGLIYVVDSLDRERIGQAKQEFQAIINDPFMLNSVILVFANKQDLRGAMTPMEVCEGLGLFDLKNRKWHIQGTCALKGDGLYEGLDWLATTLKERKAAGFSSVGTSF; translated from the exons ATGGGTCAAGCTTTTCGGAAGCTCTTCGACGCCTTCTTCGGCAACTCCGAGATGCGG GTTGTGATGCTTGGTCTTGACGCAGCTGGCAAAACCACCATACTCTACAAGCTTCACATTGGAGAGGTTCTTTCTACTGTTCCTACTATTG GATTCAATGTGGAGAAAGTTCAGTATAAGAATGTGATATTCACTGTTTGGGATGTGGGTGGCCAAGAGAAGTTAAGGCCACTCTGGAAGCACTATTTCAATAACACTGACGGTCTG ATTTATGTTGTTGATAGTCTGGACCGCGAGAGAATTGGCCAAGCCAAGCaggaatttcag GCAATCATAAATGACCCTTTTATGCTCAATAGTGTCATCTTGGTCTTTGCTAATAAACAGGACCTG AGAGGAGCTATGACACCAATGGAAGTATGTGAAGGACTTGGTCTATTTGATCTGAAGAATAGAAAATGGCACATACAAGGCACTTGCGCGCTTAAGGGAGATGGCCTTTATGAGGGCTTGGACTGGTTGGCTACAACTCTAAAGGAGAGAAAAGCTGCCGGATTCTCCTCTGTAGGAACCTCCTTCTAA
- the LOC107488454 gene encoding uncharacterized protein LOC107488454 isoform X3 encodes MLGLDAAGKTTILYKLHIGEVLSTVPTIGFNVEKVQYKNVIFTVWDVGGQEKLRPLWKHYFNNTDGLIYVVDSLDRERIGQAKQEFQAIINDPFMLNSVILVFANKQDLRGAMTPMEVCEGLGLFDLKNRKWHIQGTCALKGDGLYEGLDWLATTLKERKAAGFSSVGTSF; translated from the exons ATGCTTGGTCTTGACGCAGCTGGCAAAACCACCATACTCTACAAGCTTCACATTGGAGAGGTTCTTTCTACTGTTCCTACTATTG GATTCAATGTGGAGAAAGTTCAGTATAAGAATGTGATATTCACTGTTTGGGATGTGGGTGGCCAAGAGAAGTTAAGGCCACTCTGGAAGCACTATTTCAATAACACTGACGGTCTG ATTTATGTTGTTGATAGTCTGGACCGCGAGAGAATTGGCCAAGCCAAGCaggaatttcag GCAATCATAAATGACCCTTTTATGCTCAATAGTGTCATCTTGGTCTTTGCTAATAAACAGGACCTG AGAGGAGCTATGACACCAATGGAAGTATGTGAAGGACTTGGTCTATTTGATCTGAAGAATAGAAAATGGCACATACAAGGCACTTGCGCGCTTAAGGGAGATGGCCTTTATGAGGGCTTGGACTGGTTGGCTACAACTCTAAAGGAGAGAAAAGCTGCCGGATTCTCCTCTGTAGGAACCTCCTTCTAA
- the LOC107488454 gene encoding ADP-ribosylation factor isoform X2, giving the protein MGQAFRKLFDAFFGNSEMRVVMLGLDAAGKTTILYKLHIGEVLSTVPTIGFNVEKVQYKNVIFTVWDVGGQEKLRPLWKHYFNNTDGLIYVVDSLDRERIGQAKQEFQAIINDPFMLNSVILVFANKQDLSKRILLRDHVRRYKFAHMHVTSSPETPPLDLSHSCKINQREEL; this is encoded by the exons ATGGGTCAAGCTTTTCGGAAGCTCTTCGACGCCTTCTTCGGCAACTCCGAGATGCGG GTTGTGATGCTTGGTCTTGACGCAGCTGGCAAAACCACCATACTCTACAAGCTTCACATTGGAGAGGTTCTTTCTACTGTTCCTACTATTG GATTCAATGTGGAGAAAGTTCAGTATAAGAATGTGATATTCACTGTTTGGGATGTGGGTGGCCAAGAGAAGTTAAGGCCACTCTGGAAGCACTATTTCAATAACACTGACGGTCTG ATTTATGTTGTTGATAGTCTGGACCGCGAGAGAATTGGCCAAGCCAAGCaggaatttcag GCAATCATAAATGACCCTTTTATGCTCAATAGTGTCATCTTGGTCTTTGCTAATAAACAGGACCTG TCGAAAAGGATTTTGCTGAGGGACCATGTTAGGAGATATAAATTTGCTCATATGCATGTGACTAGCAGCCCTGAAACACCACCTCTTGATCTTTCCCACAGTTGTAAAATCAACCAGAG AGAGGAGCTATGA
- the LOC107488455 gene encoding chalcone synthase 6, with protein sequence MVNVSEIRKAQRAEGPATIMAIGTATPQNCVDQSTYPDYYFRITNSQHMTELKEKFQRMCDKSMIKKRYMYLTEEILKENPNMCKYMAPSLDARQDMVVVEVPRLGKEAATKAIKEWGQPKSKITHLIFCTTSGVDMPGADYQLTKLLGLRPSVKRYMMYQQGCFAGGTVLRLAKDLAENNKGARVLVVCSEITAVTFRGPSETHLDSLVGQALFGDGAAALIVGSDPLPQIEKPVFELVWTAQTLAPDSEGAIDGHLREVGLTFHLLKDVPGIVSKNINKALTEAFDPLGISDYNSIFWIAHPGGPAILDQVEDKLKLKPHKLRATRDVLSDYGNMSSACVLFILDHMRNKSLQQGLQTTGEGLEWGVLFGFGPGLTIETVVLHSVAI encoded by the exons ATGGTGAATGTATCTGAGATTCGCAAGGCTCAAAGGGCTGAAGGCCCTGCAACTATAATGGCTATTGGCACAGCAACACCACAAAACTGTGTTGATCAAAGCACTTATCCAGATTATTACTTCAGAATCACTAACAGCCAACACATGACCGAACTTAAAGAGAAGTTTCAACGCATGT GCGACAAATCAATGATCAAGAAGAGATATATGTACTTAACGGAAGAGATCTTGAAAGAAAACCCAAACATGTGCAAATACATGGCACCATCGCTGGATGCAAGGCAAGACATGGTGGTTGTGGAGGTTCCAAGGCTGGGAAAAGAGGCGGCAACGAAAGCCATAAAGGAGTGGGGTCAACCAAAGTCAAAGATAACACACTTGATCTTCTGCACCACAAGCGGCGTTGACATGCCCGGCGCCGATTACCAACTGACGAAACTCTTAGGCCTCCGTCCGTCCGTGAAGAGGTACATGATGTACCAGCAAGGCTGCTTCGCTGGCGGCACGGTGCTCCGTTTGGCGAAGGACTTGGCGGAGAACAACAAGGGTGCTCGTGTGCTGGTGGTTTGTTCTGAGATAACCGCCGTGACTTTCCGCGGTCCAAGCGAAACACATTTGGATAGTCTTGTTGGGCAAGCATTGTTCGGTGATGGCGCTGCTGCACTCATTGTTGGTTCCGATCCTCTGCCTCAGATCGAGAAGCCTGTCTTCGAGCTTGTTTGGACTGCTCAGACTCTCGCTCCCGACAGCGAAGGCGCCATTGATGGCCACCTTCGTGAAGTTGGACTCACATTCCATCTTCTCAAGGATGTTCCTGGCATTGTTTCCAAGAACATTAACAAAGCACTCACTGAAGCTTTTGATCCCCTGGGAATCTCTGATTACAACTCCATCTTCTGGATTGCTCACCCTGGTGGCCCTGCAATCTTGGACCAGGTTGAAGACAAGCTCAAGTTGAAACCTCACAAGTTGAGAGCCACACGTGATGTTCTTAGCGACTATGGAAACATGTCCAGTGCTTGTGTCCTCTTCATCTTGGATCACATGAGAAACAAATCACTTCAACAAGGCCTTCAAACCACCGGTGAAGGTCTTGAATGGGGTGTCTTGTTTGGCTTTGGACCTGGCCTCACTATTGAAACTGTAGTTTTGCATAGTGTGGCTATATAA